One stretch of Aquimarina sp. Aq107 DNA includes these proteins:
- a CDS encoding YggS family pyridoxal phosphate-dependent enzyme produces MNSIEENLKHIQKSLPEGVTLVAVSKTKPISDLMEAYKAGQRIFGENKIQEMTQKWEELPKDISWHMIGHVQTNKVKYMAPYVDTIHAVDSLKLLKEINKQAVKNNRTINCFLQVKIAKEESKFGLSEADAITLLKSDDIKPLTNIKIKGLMGMATFTDNKEQIENEFKKIQSLFNDLTRDNPTFKTLSIGMSGDYRLAIDCGSTMVRIGSSIFGARNYSH; encoded by the coding sequence ATGAATTCTATTGAGGAGAACCTAAAACACATCCAAAAATCACTTCCAGAAGGAGTTACTCTCGTTGCTGTATCTAAAACCAAACCAATATCCGACTTAATGGAAGCTTATAAAGCTGGCCAAAGAATTTTTGGAGAAAATAAGATTCAGGAAATGACTCAGAAATGGGAAGAATTACCAAAAGATATTTCTTGGCATATGATCGGTCATGTACAGACCAACAAAGTGAAATACATGGCACCTTATGTTGATACCATACACGCTGTAGATAGCCTAAAACTTCTAAAAGAGATTAATAAGCAAGCTGTTAAAAATAACAGGACTATTAATTGTTTTTTACAAGTCAAAATAGCAAAAGAAGAAAGCAAATTTGGACTTAGTGAAGCAGATGCAATAACACTTTTAAAATCAGATGATATTAAACCCTTAACTAATATTAAAATTAAGGGATTAATGGGAATGGCAACTTTTACGGACAATAAAGAGCAAATCGAAAACGAATTCAAAAAAATTCAATCTCTTTTTAATGACCTTACCAGAGACAACCCTACTTTTAAAACATTATCGATTGGTATGAGCGGTGATTATAGACTTGCCATCGACTGTGGTAGCACTATGGTTCGTATCGGAAGTTCTATTTTTGGAGCTAGAAATTATAGTCATTAA